In Luteibaculum oceani, the genomic window TTTTCGGTGAAATTTTCAGCCCTTTTATCAATGTCGTAGTCAACATTTGGTGATTGTGCCATCGCTCCTAAACTGGCCGATAGCAACATGGTAACGAATATCTTTTTCATAACAAATGGTTTATTATGCTACAACGCAATTATCGTTCCAAATTATAAATTACAGCCTAAATCGTTTCTAGATTCTGGGTCAGCTACGGGAAAACAGTTTCCAGAAGGCAGGGTAGAGGGAACCAATCGCTCTAGGTTTGGATCCTTTAATCCGTTTTCAATGAAATCGGTAAGTGCAACTATTTCCTCCTCCGTTAGACCTAAAGGTTTAAACGTTTCAGCTAACTGGCTGTCTGGAACCCCAGGGTTTTCCTTAATACCTTTATTTTTATATCTAATTACACTTTCTACGCTTCTAAAACTACCTCCATGACCGTAAAATGGGCTTTCAGTTAAGTTGTACAGTTGAGGTACTTTGAATTTATAGTTGTCATTAGGGTTTCCAGTAAATCCGCCGCGCCCATTTTTTGTCGCCTCGTCTACTGTTTTTAAAACTTCGGAATCTCTAAAGTCATTCATTCCCAAGGCATAAAATTCCATGCTATTTAGGGCTGGTCCGGTATGACATGATGAACAATTTGCCTTACCAAAAAATAAGATTGCACCAGACTTTTGGCGTTCTGTCATGGCTGAAAAATTACCTCTCAACCACTGTTGAAAAGGAGCCTGGTTGGCTAGCAAAGTGCGTTCGTAAGCCGCAATTGCTTTTCCCATATTTTCCAAACTGTAAAGCTCACTGGTATTTAGGTTGCCGTATGCTTGGATAAATAGGTTTTTGTAGTCTGTGGTTTCGAACAATTGATTATTAGCATCCAGACGGTGGACCGTTAATCCCGCAATAGCTTGGGTTTCCAGTCCGTGCAGTTCTTTATTGTTTACCTCCTTTGGGGTACCAGCAGTCCATTGGTTTCGATAGTTTTGGTTTTCGCCAACTCCACCAAACTGTCCATTCCAAAGTTGCAATTCCTGAAAAGCGCTATTTAAGGCGGAAGGTGATCTGATTGGTTGCACATCTACGTCGTTTTCTGGGCAATTGGGGTCTTTTCTTCTGGCCTCACCGATTAAACCAAACCCTATTCCACCATCACCAATTCCCTGTTTTCTTCCGGCTTGAAATCCTGCTGCAACATGGTGGCATGAGGCACAACTGAAGGTTTGTCGACTGGCATCAAATTTGGGTTTTACTCCAATTGCTGTTTCGTGGAATAAAAATTTGCCTAATTCAACCTTGGCGTGTGAGAGTGGGTTTTTTGGATCCTGTGGGATACTTGCCAAATCTCCGTCATCAGGGAGTATGAAATAGTCCTTGCTCTTGTTTGGAGATTGTTCACTCAACAAAACGGCCAACCTTTGGTCGGTACCCGATGGAGTATTGTCATTAACTTCTTTACTACAAGCGGTAAAGAGAAAGGCGCCTATGGTACCTATGTAGATAAGCTTTTTCAATGCAGTGGGGTTTAATTACACTACAAATGAACGGCATACCTTAAAATGCCCGTAAAAAACTGAACAAAATCAAAGTTTAATATGAGTCAGATTTTAATTCAAACCTGTCTCAAAAATTAAAATGCTTGGAGTTCCATATTCTGTTATTTAAACCAGAACATCGGAGAAAAAACCAATAACTAAACACCGCGCTACAAACAAAGATTCCGTAAAAGCTCTTAAATAAAAACAGAGACGAGGCTCCCAGTTGTACCGCTGAATTTTTAAAAATAAATTCAGGAAGGAGCATGCCGAATAAAATTCCTAGCAATAGAATGCTGGTAATGGTCCACCTTTCATTTCTCAGGACTCTTCCATAAAGAGCTCTGACGGGGTTTAATTCACCACCCCATTTATGTATATAGTAATACCTTCCCGAAGAGGTGGCGGCAAACAAAATTGGATCGCTATTGATGTCGGAAAGCCTAAACATTTCTTCTGGAGCAAGAATATACAGGGAGTTTTCTATTTCTTGATTTCCTGTAAGCTTTTTTAAGTGATTAATTTTGTTGAAGGCTTCCGTGGGGACGATATTTTTAAAATACTTAATGGGAAGAAACCTCAGCCTGTAGCGTAATGCAAGTTCTTTGATCTGGTTAATGGTGTAACAGCGCTTTTCGTTAAGTAAACCCTCATCTATTTCACCTAACCCTTCAGCAGTTTTGAATTGGTTTTGTTCGCGTTCTGCCAATAAGACCTCTGCATTAAGAATTGCTTTGGCCTCATTTATTGCGTTGTTAGCTCCTTTAATATCCTCAAGATGCTTTAGTAAATCTATTCCCAATTTCATATCGCCTGTTTACTAAAGACTAACTTTAAAAAAGAAAAAATGTTCCTAATTTAACCAGTTAAATGTCAGTGGCTTCAATGCTTATAGGGTAACATATATTAACAGGGGGTTGGAAGGACCTTGTCGATAGATTTAGGAAATATCCTTAATTTTGAGGCTAGAAATTTCAAATTATGGCATTAGAATTTACAGACAATAATTTCGAGGCAGAAGTATTAAATTCAGATCAACCCGTATTAGTTGATTTCTGGGCAGAGTGGTGTGGGCCATGTAAAATGGTTGGACCAATCGTTGATGAGATTGCCAAGGAATACGAAGGAAAAGCAAAAGTTGGTAAGGTAAACGTGGATGAGAATCCTGGAATTTCAGCGAAATTCGGAATCCGTTCTATTCCTACCATCCTATATATCAAAAACGGTGAGGTTGTAGACAAATCAGTAGGAGCGGTACCAAAAGCTGCACTTACAGATAAGTTAGAGGCTCAGATCGCCTAATTGATACAAACAATATTTGTGAAATCCTCCATGCGAAAGCCTGGGGGATTTTTTATTTTTCGGCCATGGGAAAAATTGATAGGGAATTTGTTGGGTCATTTAAAAACCTAGAATTGCTTGCAAAGGAGGTAGTGCAAGGTTTTATGACGGGTTTACATAAATCCCCTTTTCGAGGATTTTCCGTTGAGTTCGCAGAACATAGGCACTACAATAGGGGTGAATCTACCCGCCATATAGATTGGAAACTATATGGACGAACAGATAAGCTCTTTATTAAGGAGTATGAGGAGGAAACCAACCTGAGGGCATCGTTTATTATAGATGCTTCGCCTTCCATGTTTTATCCCGAGAAAAGTGAAAAGCAGCTAAGCAAATTTCAATATTCTATCTATGGCGCTGCAGTTCTTATGGAGCTTCTTCAGCGACAGCGCGATGCTTTTGCTTTAAACCTGTTTGATAGGGAGCTTTATTTCGATAGCGAAATGAAATCTACCCCTGCTCACAAACAATTTCTATTTAGTCAGCTGGAGTCGGAACTAAATAAAACCAAGGAAAAGCAGCAGGGAACAGACTTGGTGAATATTTTGCATCAAAAAGCTGAAACCTTACCTGCAAGATCTTTGGTGGTAATTTTCACTGATTTCTTTGTTGGTGGCTGGAAGGAGGAATTGTGGGAAGCATTTCGACATTTAGCTCACAAGAACCATGATATGGTAGTTTTTCATGTAAATGATAGGCGCAGCGAACACGATTTAGAATTAAATACCCAATGGGCAAGAATAATAGACGCTGAAACGGGCGAAGAAATAAAATTAAACCCTGAGCAGTATCAAAAAAGCTATAGAGAGAAAATTTCGGAGCAGAATTTGAAAATTAAAACCGAGCTCTTGAATTTAAGAACTGACTATTATGTGGTTGATATTCAGGACGATTTCGAAAACTTAATGAGGGCTTATCTTTCGAGGCGAAAAAAAATATTACAGAGTAGATAATTTTTTCTTGTGTGGGTAATATTTTCTATTACCTTTGCACCACTCTTAACAACAACGACAGTTAAGAAACTACGGTCTGGTAGTTCAGTTGGTTAGAATCCTGTCCCGTTCATACGGGAGGGTCACGAGCCACAAGGAACGAAAGGCTTATTGAAATAGAAACTACGGTCTGGTAGTTCAGTTGGTTAGAATACCTGCCTGTCACGCAGGGGGTCGCGAGTTCGAGTCTCGTCCAGACCGCAAAAAAGGGAAGCAAATGCTTCCCTTTTTTCGTTTTCCGAGCGTTCTTGTTTAAAGCAAATTCTGTACCTTATAGGTATGTTCCAAGTCTATATTCTTCAAAGTTCCAAATCCAAAAAGTATTACATAGGATACACAGGAGATAGCCTAGAAAATCGTCTTTCCAAACACAATCGTCCTCACAAAGGGTACACCGCTCGACATCAACCTTGGGAATTAGTTTATCACGAAGAATATTCCAATAAGACAGAAGCTATAATGCGGGAGAAGAAATTAAAAGGTTGGAAGACCGCTAAGCGTATTTCTGAGCTTATACAAAGTACTCTTGATTAAAATACCCATACCTACCAAGTAACACGGGTACAAGTTTGAATTGTACCCTAGGCGTTGAACAAGTACTTAGAATGTTTTGTAAACTCGATTTTTTTCCAATGCAGAATTGAAACCATCCATTTGAATAAATCTGATTTTCACAAGAAGATTACATGGAGTAGGGAATTCTTTGAATGAAATGTTTACTCAATAACCGTTACTGTACCGTAATAAGTTCTGTCTTCTTCTCCTTTGTGACCTTTTATACGAACCATAAAGGTGTAAGCGCCGATGGGTACCAATTCGCCAAGGTAGGTGCCGTTCCAACCTCGATCTGGATCTTGAGTTCGGAATATTTCCTCTCCCCAACGGTTATATATGCTAAAGTGTACAGCTCGGCCTTCTAACCCATTGTATACGGGTTTAAACTCCTCGTTAGCTCCGTCGCCATTGGGTGTGAATGCATTGGGGATGGAGACTAGTACCTCGTCTCTTACATATACCCAATGGGTTAAGGTACCACTGCAATTTTCTACACCAGAATACACAATTTGAGAGATGTAATACCTTCCGGTGTCTTGACTGTTAAATTGAATAATAGGCTGTCGAAGTGATGATAGATGCTCAGAATGATCCAAAAGGTAATCCCATTTTTCTGCACCCTGAGATTTGTCTAATATTCTCACCTCAGGATTAATTACAGTAGGATCTCCTTTTATTTCAAATCCTGCGATAGGATAGGGGTCTACTTGGAGGTAGGACTGTTTCATTATACTGGCACTACATCCCTTGGTGGTAGTTTGGGTTAAACGCACATCGTAGGATCCTGGTTGTTGTAGGTTGATATATAAAACATCCTCGTTGTCAAAAACCAGTCCACCTCCTATTTCCCAACTATTACTTTGTTGATTACTTAAGTCTGATATGATCCGAAGTTGAGTAATCAATGGTGTACAGGAGAGTCTATCATCTGCTGCGAAATCGGGTTGAGGATTTTGATGTACGGGAACCGAGGCGCTTCCGTTATTTTTATCTGACACGCAATTGTTGGCGTCTGTCACATTTATTAAAATGTATGAAGCATCTTTATTGGGTCTAACACATATTTTTAGGGTGTCCTCAGGTCTAGGGAGGTACCCCGTTTTTTCAGATCCCAATTCCATCGCATTTTCAAACTGGAAACTAAAAGGACCGTTCCCCTCAATCTTAAAATAAATTAAGGTGGAATCTCCCTCACAAATTTCGGCACCCTTATCGAAAATGGTGGCTATAGGCAGTTCGTTTACCTGCAATAATGCCCTTTCGTAGATATCCTGACCACAAGCGTTTCCAGATTCATCGGAGTAAATGCTGTGCTCAATTCTTGTAAATACAAATGCACTGTCGGCTTTGGGGTAATAAGTAAATACGGAGGTGTCCTGGTTTAGCGCGTAGCTTTGTCCATTTTTATCGTACGCAGTAAATTGACTTCCAGAACCAGATGGAATTAGCCTTAAATTGACTGGATTGCCCGCACAAATTCTATTGGTATCCAATGCTATATCCAAAGTGGGAAGATCTTTAACACTAACGGTTAAATTAGCTGGATTGCCAGCACTTCCTGCGCAAAGCTTTCTATTTCCAGTGCTCTGTACGATTTGACCAGAAACCTGGGAAATACTAAAGACATTGTTCCCTAAGTTCAAGTTGTTCTTGCTGATAAATAAATCATCTATGTTTCCATCATACGATCTGATTAGACCAATGTTTGGGGTAATTTGAGCAAACACAGAATCGCTTCCAGAAAATTTAATTTTTGCCTTGCTTAAATTTTCGCCCAAGCAGACATTATAAGCTCCTGATGGGTCGGTTGAATTGGGGATAAATTCAGCTCTAGGTTCCTTGTGGATATTCACCCTTGCGCTATCCCCAACCCATTTTCCAACACAGGTTTGCCCCGTATTGGTTACAAAATGGGGACTACTGGCATAATAGCTAATGGGAGTATGTTGGGTACCAATGGTGTTTTCTGCTAAGGCAATAGTCATTGTACCTTGAGCAATATTGCTAAAGAAGGTGCTGTCTGTTCTGCTGCTAATTATTTCGAAATCCGCATTTTGAGTTGTGGTAATCGAATAGTCTATAACCACTTGCTCTCCATAACATAGTTCACTTTCTCTTTCGCTAATGGTTATACTTGGTAAAGCGCGCCATGCAATTGGGATACCCGGTTTGGTGTATAAGGGACACCTTTTACTTGATATATCGACTAATCCCGGATTATCTGAGTCCTCGTCCATTGCAAGCGGGCATATATAATAAGTCTGGTTGGTATCAATAATTCCTGCTGGGAAATCAGAGATAGCATACACTGGCGATTTACTCAGCGATCCACCAACCATAGTTTCTATGGGTTGATTGGGATCTATTGCCAAAACAAATGACCAAGTATCGTTTCCATCGCCAACATAACCCATAGGGTCGCCATTGCCCTGAGTTCCTTCGAGCTGTGCCGAAGCGGCTTGGTCTGCGCAGAAATACTGCACCCCTGATACAGCCTTTAGGTTGGGAGCTTCGGTAGCACATGGGCAGGTATGTGAGCCAGATAAAGTTATTGGGTTACAATTTTTGTCATCGCTTGCTACAAAGCTTACCGGAACTCCGCTGGTGATATTCGATTTCAGGAAAGTACTATCAGGTATAGCGCTTCCATCCACCAGATAATTTCCAGAACCTTCTCTAATAGTTAAAAGGGCGGAATAAGTTTCGTTATCTGTAGCACAGGTGTATTGGTCTATGCTCGCGCTGATGCTGTCGTTAACCAGTACCTGGTACGGATCGGGTGCGGTTTTTATTCCAGCAGTACAGCCGTATTTATCAGCAACTTGAAAGTTGGAGAAATCTATAGTACCCGTCTGATATCCCGTTCTGAACAGGACTTCGGTTCCAGATATTGAGTTGTGATTGTACCCTAATTGATTTTCCAGATAACTGACATCAAAGGGGTTGTTTCCCTGTAGGTTATACTCAATGAATATGGAATCAGCCTCACAAATTTCGGGAGGGTAAACGCGAATGGTTCCCTCGGGAATTTTAGTCCAAAATACGGGTACACCCGGTGCTGTTTGGGTACAGAGGTTAGGCGCTTTTGCATCTGCGTGGCCAGTGCCGTCATCGTCGCCAACAATGGCCGAGATATAATAAACGCGATCGTACACCATTGGAGGCTGGAAAGCGAAGTTCGCCGAGTTAAGATTTTTCTGAAGAATGTTTCCAGGACTGGTGCCGGGATTGGTATGTAATACGTATGAAATGGCATCGTTTCCATCCATTACATGATTGCCGCCATGCTGGGCAGTTGCCGTACCATCGCCACAAACAATAATAGTATCCGTAGGGTTAATCATGTCCCCAGGATCTGTAACGCAATTACATGCTTTGGAGAAAAATACGGTATCGTAAGGTTGGCAATTCAGTTCATCTTTTAAGACTAAATAATGGGTTCCACTATTTAAATTAAGGCTTGCAGCACTCCCAGTTTGATTAAAAGGGCCACCATCCACGCTATATTGGTAGGAAAAACGGTCACCTTCTCTAAATCTGAAATAGGCTATTATTCCAACATTATCACCATCGCAAACTACTGAGTCTACTATGCTAAATGCGGTTTTCTTATGACCAGAAAATTCTAATTGGTCCAGGGGAGCTTTGCAAAATGGCGCGCTATTGGAAACAATGCTATCTGCTCTTAACCAGAGCGAAGCTGAGCTAGGAAGATTAAAGCTGTTTAATCCGTTGGCTAAACTTGCGTTTTGATAGGGATCTCCATTGCCAGTGAAGTAGGCCGTGTAATCATTTGCCACGCCATTAATCAAAACTTCAACTGTGTATTCTGTGCCGGGACAAACACTGTCTATTGGATTTAGTGTAAGCTCTGGACTTGGGTGGACTGTTAAATTAAGTTTTGCCGTATCAGGAGCACATTGTTCGGGTCCATCAGGAAGATAGATGAAAATTATTTCTCCATCTTCACCTTCGTAGGGGTTGTACAAGCCACTGTTAGAAAAGGAACCTGTTGCGGTATTGCTTTGAAGCAGTTCCCATCTACCGGGCCGTGGATGAGTAGTAAGTGAATTGTTAAGATCTAGATTAATTACTTCGTTACAGACTTCGAGTTCCATCTCTGTTCCTGCATCTGGAACTTCAGAAACTTCTACGATCATGGTTGCGGTATCGGCCGGACAAGAGGCCGTTGAAATGATGTAGTGGTACTTTCCTGGTGCGTGTATTTCTGGATTAAATGGGTTTTGGAAGGGAGTGCCATTTTGAAATACCCAATTTCCATTGTCATCCGGATTTCCGCTAAGCTCTGTAAACAAATCTACAGGCTCATCATTGCTGCAAATTTTCAAGGTTTTACCTATTCCGGGATTGTTTTTTCCAACTTCAATAGTGATCTGGTAGGTTTCTGTACACGTGGTATCACCTGGAACATCAACGGTTAGGGTGTATGTTGTGGTGGTGGGAGGGCTGGCTGTAGGATTTTTAATGTTTGGATTGCTTAATCCTATACTGGGTGTCCATTTATATGTATACGTTGGAGCGTCTGGTTGGTCTGATAAAAAGTCCAATTGAGCAAATTCACCATTACATATTTTGTTGGTGTCGGTGGTAGCAACTCCAATTATGGGAGTAGCAGCATCAAGAGTGATACGGTATAAGGATGGAACGGGGCAGGGGTCGGTTTGGTCGATGACCTCAAGAACATAAGTTCCGGGACCTAAATTGG contains:
- a CDS encoding DUF58 domain-containing protein — its product is MGKIDREFVGSFKNLELLAKEVVQGFMTGLHKSPFRGFSVEFAEHRHYNRGESTRHIDWKLYGRTDKLFIKEYEEETNLRASFIIDASPSMFYPEKSEKQLSKFQYSIYGAAVLMELLQRQRDAFALNLFDRELYFDSEMKSTPAHKQFLFSQLESELNKTKEKQQGTDLVNILHQKAETLPARSLVVIFTDFFVGGWKEELWEAFRHLAHKNHDMVVFHVNDRRSEHDLELNTQWARIIDAETGEEIKLNPEQYQKSYREKISEQNLKIKTELLNLRTDYYVVDIQDDFENLMRAYLSRRKKILQSR
- a CDS encoding GIY-YIG nuclease family protein, with translation MFQVYILQSSKSKKYYIGYTGDSLENRLSKHNRPHKGYTARHQPWELVYHEEYSNKTEAIMREKKLKGWKTAKRISELIQSTLD
- the trxA gene encoding thioredoxin, translated to MALEFTDNNFEAEVLNSDQPVLVDFWAEWCGPCKMVGPIVDEIAKEYEGKAKVGKVNVDENPGISAKFGIRSIPTILYIKNGEVVDKSVGAVPKAALTDKLEAQIA
- a CDS encoding gliding motility-associated C-terminal domain-containing protein, with amino-acid sequence MINHIFYKILISGLLLILFTDSMGQIRFQNPSFEVGTGVLVGVPVAWVYCNGTTDWEPGVYNNQPASHGTRYLGFWDGSTGGTTVEGTALGEGAMQLLIQDGEACPLVPGKKYTFSFDLMSDPSRSYTPGHMAIVAGFASCTPTKLFWKSNDPGVTHNLGTGWQRHTVEFVPDDAYTWFGFYAVSITRGGQHCSLDNLSSITRVAGEVSYEEITCAKNGSITFTAPAGGGPYDYTWYEGDTTTVRPGLNGATATNLGPGTYVLEVIDQTDPCPVPSLYRITLDAATPIIGVATTDTNKICNGEFAQLDFLSDQPDAPTYTYKWTPSIGLSNPNIKNPTASPPTTTTYTLTVDVPGDTTCTETYQITIEVGKNNPGIGKTLKICSNDEPVDLFTELSGNPDDNGNWVFQNGTPFQNPFNPEIHAPGKYHYIISTASCPADTATMIVEVSEVPDAGTEMELEVCNEVINLDLNNSLTTHPRPGRWELLQSNTATGSFSNSGLYNPYEGEDGEIIFIYLPDGPEQCAPDTAKLNLTVHPSPELTLNPIDSVCPGTEYTVEVLINGVANDYTAYFTGNGDPYQNASLANGLNSFNLPSSASLWLRADSIVSNSAPFCKAPLDQLEFSGHKKTAFSIVDSVVCDGDNVGIIAYFRFREGDRFSYQYSVDGGPFNQTGSAASLNLNSGTHYLVLKDELNCQPYDTVFFSKACNCVTDPGDMINPTDTIIVCGDGTATAQHGGNHVMDGNDAISYVLHTNPGTSPGNILQKNLNSANFAFQPPMVYDRVYYISAIVGDDDGTGHADAKAPNLCTQTAPGVPVFWTKIPEGTIRVYPPEICEADSIFIEYNLQGNNPFDVSYLENQLGYNHNSISGTEVLFRTGYQTGTIDFSNFQVADKYGCTAGIKTAPDPYQVLVNDSISASIDQYTCATDNETYSALLTIREGSGNYLVDGSAIPDSTFLKSNITSGVPVSFVASDDKNCNPITLSGSHTCPCATEAPNLKAVSGVQYFCADQAASAQLEGTQGNGDPMGYVGDGNDTWSFVLAIDPNQPIETMVGGSLSKSPVYAISDFPAGIIDTNQTYYICPLAMDEDSDNPGLVDISSKRCPLYTKPGIPIAWRALPSITISERESELCYGEQVVIDYSITTTQNADFEIISSRTDSTFFSNIAQGTMTIALAENTIGTQHTPISYYASSPHFVTNTGQTCVGKWVGDSARVNIHKEPRAEFIPNSTDPSGAYNVCLGENLSKAKIKFSGSDSVFAQITPNIGLIRSYDGNIDDLFISKNNLNLGNNVFSISQVSGQIVQSTGNRKLCAGSAGNPANLTVSVKDLPTLDIALDTNRICAGNPVNLRLIPSGSGSQFTAYDKNGQSYALNQDTSVFTYYPKADSAFVFTRIEHSIYSDESGNACGQDIYERALLQVNELPIATIFDKGAEICEGDSTLIYFKIEGNGPFSFQFENAMELGSEKTGYLPRPEDTLKICVRPNKDASYILINVTDANNCVSDKNNGSASVPVHQNPQPDFAADDRLSCTPLITQLRIISDLSNQQSNSWEIGGGLVFDNEDVLYINLQQPGSYDVRLTQTTTKGCSASIMKQSYLQVDPYPIAGFEIKGDPTVINPEVRILDKSQGAEKWDYLLDHSEHLSSLRQPIIQFNSQDTGRYYISQIVYSGVENCSGTLTHWVYVRDEVLVSIPNAFTPNGDGANEEFKPVYNGLEGRAVHFSIYNRWGEEIFRTQDPDRGWNGTYLGELVPIGAYTFMVRIKGHKGEEDRTYYGTVTVIE
- a CDS encoding cytochrome-c peroxidase — encoded protein: MKKLIYIGTIGAFLFTACSKEVNDNTPSGTDQRLAVLLSEQSPNKSKDYFILPDDGDLASIPQDPKNPLSHAKVELGKFLFHETAIGVKPKFDASRQTFSCASCHHVAAGFQAGRKQGIGDGGIGFGLIGEARRKDPNCPENDVDVQPIRSPSALNSAFQELQLWNGQFGGVGENQNYRNQWTAGTPKEVNNKELHGLETQAIAGLTVHRLDANNQLFETTDYKNLFIQAYGNLNTSELYSLENMGKAIAAYERTLLANQAPFQQWLRGNFSAMTERQKSGAILFFGKANCSSCHTGPALNSMEFYALGMNDFRDSEVLKTVDEATKNGRGGFTGNPNDNYKFKVPQLYNLTESPFYGHGGSFRSVESVIRYKNKGIKENPGVPDSQLAETFKPLGLTEEEIVALTDFIENGLKDPNLERLVPSTLPSGNCFPVADPESRNDLGCNL